A window of Reinekea marina contains these coding sequences:
- the cgtA gene encoding Obg family GTPase CgtA produces the protein MKFVDEATIAVEAGKGGKGCVSFRREKYIAKGGPDGGDGGFGGNVWVVADENVNTLIDYRFVRRYKAENGQQGMGSDMTGRKGEDVTLVVPVGTTVIDVDTDEVLVDLKTAGEKFMVAEGGARGIGNTRFKSSTNRAPRQSTPGKEGESRNIKFELKVLADVGLLGLPNAGKSTLIRSVSSAKPKVADYPFTTMIPNLGVVRVDALRSFVMADIPGLIEGASEGAGLGIRFLKHLVRTRVLLHVVDMFPFDESTPANNALAIANELEAFSPTLAQRERWLVLNKMDMVPADEQQARVDSVIEALNWEGPVYQISAISGEGTKQLASDLMVWLEERREQLANDPELAEEDEEQRAQVEEEARERIEMLSNKRRKDKLAKAEDDDDEDDDDHDVELVYTP, from the coding sequence ATGAAATTTGTAGATGAAGCCACCATTGCAGTTGAAGCCGGTAAAGGCGGAAAGGGCTGCGTTAGTTTCCGTCGCGAAAAATACATCGCGAAAGGCGGGCCTGATGGTGGAGATGGCGGTTTTGGTGGCAATGTTTGGGTTGTGGCCGATGAGAACGTTAATACGTTAATCGATTATCGATTTGTGCGTCGCTATAAAGCCGAAAATGGCCAGCAGGGCATGGGTTCTGATATGACTGGCCGAAAAGGCGAAGACGTTACCTTAGTTGTACCCGTGGGTACAACCGTGATTGATGTCGATACTGACGAAGTGTTGGTCGATTTAAAAACAGCCGGCGAAAAGTTTATGGTTGCCGAAGGCGGCGCTCGCGGTATTGGTAATACGCGTTTTAAATCGAGTACTAACCGGGCTCCTCGTCAATCAACGCCAGGCAAAGAAGGCGAGAGTCGAAACATTAAATTCGAATTGAAAGTATTGGCCGATGTTGGTTTGTTAGGTTTACCGAATGCCGGTAAATCGACTTTAATTCGTAGCGTCAGCTCAGCGAAACCTAAAGTCGCTGACTACCCATTTACTACCATGATTCCAAACCTTGGGGTAGTGCGTGTTGATGCATTGCGCTCATTCGTCATGGCCGATATTCCTGGTCTTATCGAAGGGGCTTCTGAAGGTGCTGGCTTAGGTATACGGTTCTTAAAGCACTTAGTAAGAACTCGCGTGCTTTTGCATGTTGTTGATATGTTCCCGTTCGATGAATCTACACCCGCCAACAACGCCTTAGCCATTGCTAATGAGCTAGAAGCCTTTAGCCCAACGCTTGCGCAGCGTGAACGATGGTTAGTGCTGAACAAAATGGACATGGTGCCGGCCGATGAACAGCAAGCTCGCGTTGACTCAGTCATCGAAGCACTAAACTGGGAAGGCCCTGTGTATCAAATCTCGGCAATATCGGGTGAAGGTACTAAGCAGCTTGCTAGCGATTTAATGGTTTGGCTTGAAGAGCGTCGTGAGCAACTGGCTAACGATCCTGAGCTTGCAGAAGAAGACGAAGAGCAGCGAGCGCAAGTTGAAGAAGAAGCACGAGAACGAATTGAAATGCTGTCTAATAAGCGTCGTAAAGATAAGCTAGCAAAAGCCGAAGACGACGATGATGAAGATGACGACGACCACGATGTTGAGTTAGTCTATACCCCATAA
- the rpmA gene encoding 50S ribosomal protein L27, whose product MAHKKAGGSTRNGRDSVSKRLGVKAFGGESVSAGSIIVRQRGTRFHAGDNVGCGKDHTLFAKADGKVEFVVKGSSNRKFVNIVA is encoded by the coding sequence ATGGCTCATAAGAAAGCTGGTGGTAGTACTAGAAACGGTCGTGACTCGGTCAGTAAACGACTTGGTGTAAAGGCCTTTGGTGGCGAATCTGTAAGCGCAGGTTCAATTATCGTTCGTCAACGTGGTACTCGTTTCCACGCAGGTGACAACGTAGGTTGTGGTAAAGACCACACCTTGTTTGCGAAAGCAGACGGTAAGGTAGAATTTGTTGTTAAAGGTTCAAGCAATCGTAAGTTTGTAAACATCGTCGCTTAA
- a CDS encoding RluA family pseudouridine synthase, whose product MPCLPRMQSPSESIMAAEFRYVVPHKFSGITVQQSILDCFPFRETETLLAMLDYSSLKVNLQPAKLEDLLTVNDELCYRLNNYHEPEVNTDWHLLWEGDEIIAVHKPANLPVSRTTRNIYNTLVQLVRRESDWPDAHLLHRLDLETSGIVLLAKTKEWASKWQPKLSSLMAEKTYHAIVYGNPKWDSTVLECELSTRADSPIRCQMHVCDSGQKGKASKTSFKVLQTFEGYSLIECQLLTGRKHQIRAHLAHLGHPIVGDKIYAHDGQYYLKRIENQLTEQDENMIQTNHHLLSAYKVQLQLEEGVEPITVMDENFSATWQTFVSKCRL is encoded by the coding sequence TTGCCATGTTTACCAAGAATGCAAAGCCCTAGCGAGAGCATAATGGCGGCCGAGTTCCGCTATGTGGTGCCCCATAAATTTTCCGGAATAACCGTTCAGCAAAGCATTTTAGATTGCTTTCCTTTTCGAGAAACAGAAACCTTACTGGCTATGCTTGATTATTCAAGCCTTAAGGTAAATTTACAGCCTGCCAAGCTAGAAGATTTACTCACGGTGAATGATGAGCTTTGCTATCGATTAAATAACTACCATGAGCCCGAAGTAAATACTGATTGGCATTTATTGTGGGAAGGCGATGAAATTATTGCCGTTCACAAACCCGCAAACCTACCCGTTAGCCGCACCACCCGCAATATTTACAATACCTTAGTGCAATTAGTACGGCGTGAAAGTGATTGGCCAGATGCCCATTTATTGCATCGGTTAGATTTGGAAACATCTGGCATCGTGCTGTTGGCTAAAACAAAGGAGTGGGCTTCTAAATGGCAGCCAAAGCTCAGCAGTTTGATGGCAGAAAAGACTTACCACGCGATTGTCTATGGAAACCCGAAATGGGATTCAACCGTGCTTGAATGTGAGTTAAGCACTCGCGCTGATAGCCCTATTCGTTGCCAAATGCATGTTTGCGACTCTGGCCAGAAAGGCAAAGCTAGTAAAACTTCATTTAAGGTGTTGCAGACATTCGAAGGTTATAGCTTGATTGAATGCCAGCTGCTCACTGGCCGAAAACATCAGATTCGCGCGCACCTAGCTCATTTAGGCCATCCTATTGTGGGCGATAAAATATACGCTCATGATGGCCAATACTACCTCAAACGTATTGAAAACCAGTTGACTGAGCAAGATGAAAACATGATACAAACAAACCATCATTTACTCAGTGCTTATAAAGTCCAGTTGCAGTTGGAAGAAGGGGTCGAACCCATTACGGTGATGGATGAAAATTTCTCGGCTACTTGGCAAACCTTTGTCTCCAAGTGCCGATTGTAA
- a CDS encoding flagellar brake protein encodes MATHDLSKLRLAAGLNINIELPDVDEKRYLGTLIGYVSDRSVLVTTPMLGENRPLLLRKDQTVVCRFFSHKVACAFSAQVVHLCTTPIHYIHLGWPRQVEVGTVRKSERVVANLKVSVVNQTDVDWQRGAGAVVDLSTTGAKLECLEPVGAIGDVILISGKVVVGHVTRLISIEATIRAELNKFEVANSTAAYGIEFKYVSDIDFLALQAFVNSQIANGAGR; translated from the coding sequence ATGGCGACCCATGATTTATCGAAGCTGCGCCTTGCTGCTGGCTTAAATATTAATATCGAGCTGCCCGACGTAGACGAAAAGCGTTATTTAGGTACTCTTATCGGCTATGTGTCTGATCGTTCGGTGCTGGTAACTACACCCATGCTGGGAGAAAACCGTCCACTCTTGCTGCGGAAAGATCAAACCGTGGTGTGTCGATTCTTTTCTCATAAGGTTGCTTGTGCGTTCAGTGCGCAAGTTGTGCATTTGTGTACTACCCCTATTCACTATATTCACTTGGGCTGGCCTCGCCAGGTTGAGGTGGGTACCGTTCGAAAATCTGAGCGCGTTGTAGCAAATTTGAAGGTTTCAGTGGTCAATCAAACCGATGTCGACTGGCAGCGCGGCGCTGGGGCCGTGGTGGATTTATCGACAACCGGAGCTAAACTAGAATGCCTTGAGCCAGTTGGTGCTATTGGTGACGTGATTTTAATTAGCGGAAAAGTAGTGGTGGGGCATGTGACGCGATTAATCTCTATCGAAGCGACTATACGAGCGGAGTTGAATAAATTTGAAGTAGCAAACTCAACCGCCGCTTATGGAATTGAGTTTAAGTATGTTTCCGATATCGATTTTTTAGCCCTGCAAGCTTTCGTGAACAGTCAGATTGCCAATGGAGCAGGTCGATAA
- the proB gene encoding glutamate 5-kinase, producing MVAGNAKARLTKGTRWVVKIGSALLTNDGKGLDLARIAQWTEQMAALKQQGIEIVLVSSGAVAAGMSRLGWQERPNSMEQLQAAAAVGQTKLVQTYENAFARHDLHTAQILLTHEDLSDRKRYLNARNTLRALLDLPVIPIVNENDTVVTDEIKFGDNDTLGALVTNLVEADALILLTDQDGLYDADPRSNPEAKLIEQATATDAKLVAVAGDGGKLGRGGMATKVRAAQLAARSGAVTVIAGGRIENVLTRLRLGEQVGTHLSPELEPIAARKQWLAGHLQTKGEITLDDGAVNALLEKGKSLLAVGVNNIKGQFHRGECVAILDSKGNTLARGLVNYDVDEAFKIMGKPTSEIDSILGYLNEPELIHRDNLVLL from the coding sequence GTGGTGGCGGGAAACGCTAAAGCCAGACTGACAAAAGGAACGCGCTGGGTTGTTAAAATTGGCTCAGCACTGCTTACCAACGATGGTAAAGGGCTCGATTTAGCGCGAATTGCGCAATGGACCGAGCAGATGGCTGCACTCAAGCAGCAAGGCATCGAAATAGTACTGGTGTCTTCTGGAGCAGTTGCGGCCGGTATGTCGAGATTAGGGTGGCAAGAACGCCCTAATTCAATGGAGCAATTACAAGCGGCGGCCGCAGTCGGGCAAACGAAGTTAGTGCAAACTTACGAGAATGCATTTGCGCGCCACGACCTGCACACAGCGCAAATTCTGTTAACCCATGAAGACCTCTCCGACCGAAAACGCTATTTAAATGCTCGAAATACCTTGCGAGCATTACTTGATTTGCCTGTCATTCCTATTGTGAATGAGAACGACACCGTCGTGACCGATGAAATAAAGTTCGGTGATAACGATACACTCGGTGCGCTCGTAACAAACCTAGTGGAAGCCGATGCTCTCATATTATTGACCGATCAAGACGGCCTTTACGATGCCGACCCACGAAGCAACCCCGAAGCTAAATTAATAGAGCAAGCCACAGCAACCGACGCCAAGTTAGTCGCCGTCGCTGGCGATGGTGGCAAGTTAGGCCGTGGTGGCATGGCCACTAAAGTAAGAGCGGCTCAACTGGCCGCGCGCTCAGGTGCTGTCACTGTAATTGCTGGGGGCCGTATCGAGAATGTCTTAACAAGATTAAGATTGGGCGAGCAAGTAGGTACTCACTTATCCCCTGAACTAGAGCCAATAGCCGCGCGTAAACAATGGTTAGCCGGCCACTTGCAAACTAAAGGTGAAATAACCCTCGATGATGGCGCTGTAAACGCCTTGCTTGAAAAAGGTAAAAGTTTACTTGCCGTGGGTGTTAACAATATCAAAGGTCAATTTCATCGTGGTGAATGCGTTGCCATTCTCGACAGCAAGGGTAATACGTTAGCTCGTGGATTGGTTAATTACGATGTCGATGAAGCTTTTAAAATCATGGGTAAACCGACGTCTGAAATAGACAGCATTTTGGGTTATTTGAACGAGCCTGAATTGATTCATCGAGATAACCTCGTATTGCTTTAG
- a CDS encoding polyprenyl synthetase family protein — MDHKEIHAVIAGDFSAVNDTIHQQLVSNVPMVEKIADHIISSGGKRLRPTIVLLAAGLTNSQGTQQHQLATVIEFLHTATLLHDDVVDTSDMRRGKPTANAQWGNAASVLVGDFLYARAFELLVKIGQLGVMDTLAATTRKIAEGEVLQLTNVRNPDASEAQYLEVIKGKTAILFQACGECAGLIADSPKDQTTALANYGLHLGLAFQLIDDVLDYSGEAEKLGKNVGDDLAEGKPTLPTIHAMANCSEDERQLIRSCIRKGSLDQLNEVMSIMNRCGSLEYTIAKAEHHAEQAKLALDAFPESDYKQAMKALAALSVKRDF; from the coding sequence ATGGATCATAAAGAAATTCACGCTGTCATTGCCGGCGACTTTAGTGCAGTAAACGACACCATACACCAACAGTTAGTTTCTAATGTTCCCATGGTTGAGAAGATTGCAGACCACATTATATCCAGTGGCGGCAAGCGCTTACGGCCGACAATTGTGCTGCTGGCGGCGGGCTTAACTAATAGCCAAGGCACTCAGCAACACCAATTAGCCACCGTAATTGAATTTCTACATACCGCTACCTTGTTACATGATGATGTAGTGGACACCTCTGATATGCGCCGAGGCAAACCTACCGCCAATGCCCAATGGGGCAATGCAGCCAGTGTTTTGGTGGGTGATTTTCTTTATGCCCGCGCATTTGAACTGTTAGTTAAAATTGGCCAACTGGGCGTGATGGATACGTTAGCTGCGACTACCCGCAAAATAGCCGAAGGTGAAGTACTGCAGCTGACCAATGTGCGCAATCCAGATGCCAGTGAGGCGCAGTATCTCGAAGTCATTAAGGGTAAAACGGCCATCTTGTTTCAAGCATGCGGTGAATGCGCTGGACTCATTGCCGACTCACCGAAAGACCAAACTACTGCCCTAGCCAATTACGGGTTGCATTTAGGGTTAGCTTTTCAGCTTATTGATGATGTTCTGGATTATTCTGGTGAAGCCGAAAAGCTCGGAAAAAACGTGGGCGACGACCTAGCTGAAGGCAAACCGACCCTGCCCACTATTCATGCGATGGCAAACTGCAGTGAAGATGAACGCCAACTCATCCGCAGCTGTATTCGTAAGGGCAGTTTAGACCAACTGAATGAGGTCATGTCCATTATGAATCGCTGCGGTTCTCTCGAATATACAATTGCCAAAGCCGAACACCATGCAGAACAAGCTAAACTAGCTTTAGATGCTTTTCCGGAGTCAGATTACAAGCAGGCAATGAAGGCACTGGCCGCGTTATCGGTTAAGCGAGACTTTTAA
- a CDS encoding DNA-3-methyladenine glycosylase I gives MKRCAWCGEDEQYQNYHDTVWGRAEYDSQELFKKLCLDGQQAGLSWITILRKQANYEAAFFNFDPVKMAAMTDEDLAEQMHNAGIVRNKLKIESLRRNARAYLAMEAAGQPFNEFIWSFTGGKTIDNALKDMSDYPTESKESQAMSKALKKHGFNFVGPTICYAFMQAVGIINDHLTDCHVYQECKALARA, from the coding sequence ATGAAACGGTGTGCATGGTGTGGCGAAGACGAACAATATCAAAACTATCATGACACCGTATGGGGTCGAGCAGAATACGACAGCCAAGAACTGTTTAAAAAGCTATGCCTCGATGGTCAGCAAGCTGGACTCAGCTGGATAACTATTTTACGCAAGCAAGCGAATTACGAAGCGGCATTTTTTAATTTTGATCCCGTAAAAATGGCCGCGATGACCGATGAAGACCTTGCCGAACAAATGCACAACGCTGGCATTGTTCGCAATAAACTCAAAATAGAATCGTTGCGCCGTAACGCCCGCGCTTACTTAGCAATGGAAGCAGCAGGGCAGCCATTTAACGAGTTTATCTGGAGTTTTACCGGTGGAAAAACAATCGATAACGCGCTCAAAGATATGAGTGACTACCCAACAGAATCGAAAGAAAGCCAAGCTATGTCGAAAGCGTTGAAAAAGCATGGGTTTAATTTTGTCGGCCCAACTATTTGTTATGCATTTATGCAGGCCGTTGGCATTATTAACGACCACCTAACGGATTGCCATGTTTACCAAGAATGCAAAGCCCTAGCGAGAGCATAA
- the rplU gene encoding 50S ribosomal protein L21, which translates to MYAVIVSGGKQYRVAEGQTVKLEKIEAETGSTFDFEKVLLVADGDKVSLGQPVVKGAKVTAEIIAQGRHKKVKIMKFKRRKHHMKQMGHRQWFTEVKITGIKA; encoded by the coding sequence ATGTACGCTGTAATCGTATCTGGCGGTAAGCAATACCGCGTAGCAGAAGGCCAAACGGTCAAGCTAGAAAAAATTGAAGCGGAAACGGGCTCAACGTTCGATTTCGAAAAAGTGCTATTAGTTGCAGATGGCGACAAGGTAAGCTTAGGCCAGCCTGTTGTTAAAGGCGCTAAAGTGACTGCTGAAATTATCGCTCAAGGTCGTCACAAGAAAGTGAAGATCATGAAGTTCAAGCGTCGTAAGCACCACATGAAGCAAATGGGCCACCGTCAGTGGTTCACTGAAGTTAAAATTACTGGTATCAAGGCATAA